The Solanum lycopersicum chromosome 9, SLM_r2.1 genome window below encodes:
- the LOC138338476 gene encoding uncharacterized protein, which produces MEEALGVYRTTYRTQPQATPYSLAFGVEVFLPLERQIPSLRLAIQEGVTKEENAQLRLAELEAFDEKRLESQQNLECYQAHLSRDFNKKVRLRCFQVGDQLLEVRKPIIISQKCGGKFTSKWDGPYVVQEAYSNGA; this is translated from the coding sequence ATGGAAGAAGCTTTGGGGGTATATAGGACAACATATCGCACACAACCTCAAGCAACACCATATTCACTTGCTTTTGGAGTTGAAGTATTCCTGCCACTCGAGCGTCAAATACCCTCCTTAAGACTTGCTATACAAGAAGGGGTCACTAAGGAAGAAAATGCTCAATTGCGTCTAGCTGAGTTAGAAGCATTTGATGAAAAGAGGTTAGAATCCCAACAAAACCTTGAATGTTATCAAGCTCATCTATCTCGTGATTTTAATAAGAAGGTTCGCTTGAGGTGCTTTCAAGTTGGAGATCAACTTCTTGAGGTAAGAAAACCAATCATTATTTCGCAAAAGTGTGGGGGCAAATTTACCTCAAAGTGGGATGGACCATATGTCGTACAAGAAGCATATTCAAATGGTGCTTAA